A region of the Panthera leo isolate Ple1 chromosome F2, P.leo_Ple1_pat1.1, whole genome shotgun sequence genome:
GTGCTTTCCACTGTGGCTGTGCTGGCTGCCCCGTGAGTCCAGAGCCACACTGCAGGGGCTTTCCCCAGGACTTCGGACCAAGACCTGTAGCCCGCTAGCTCCCTGCTAAGCTCACAAGGTGCTCCAGTCTTTGCAAATGGGGACTATGAAAGGGCTGAAAGACCAAGGGGTGGGGGCTCCCCAGAGATTGTGGGTCTATTTCTCAACTCAGGCCCAACAGGCGGTGACTTAAGGAACAATCTTGGGAGACCGAGAGCTCAGATTTGGGCCACAAGTCTCCTGGGGAATGGGGACAGAGACACTGAGCACATCTGCACTGGACTCACAGACCTGCACAGTCCCCACTGAGCCCGTAGGCACACAGTTCTTATTTTATTACACACAGACCCTGTCACAGTCGCATTGAATACTACACTGTGTACAGCACACAGTACACAGAGCTAACAGTCACCCGTTGTGACACGCTACACTGACATGCCCTAGGTTCCCCTGTTCTGGCATACTGTGCACATCTCCTCACCCTTCAGAGGTTCCATTTTTATCAACACTGCACACACAGATACTGAAAAGTCGTACTGTCCtcagactacacacacacacacacacacacacacacacacacacacaaacacagagctCCTTACTCTCCTATAAAGCCTGCACACCCCGCTGGCACTGGCCTGTACACACATGGCACCCACACAGAATTCCCCCAAAGAACCCCTTGACTCCCTCCCAAGAGGTGGGGCCTGCGCTCCCACCCCTGGCAAGCTAAGATGAGCTGACCTCAGGCTTCCCtgccccttttcttccctcctgttGCCTTTCGCTAACCCCCACCCCGAGCTTCAGGAAACTTTTCATCAGGTCCCTAAAAGGGGAAACCTGGGGTCCCTGgagccctgcccttcccccagacTCGCGCAAGCCACCCCTCCTTCCTCGGCCGGGCTCTTGCCCAGCACCCAGTGGGGAAAGGTCACCGTAGGCAGTCCCCTGCCTGCGCCCTGGGAGGAGGGATCGTGGCAGTAATAGCTGTCATCAAGGGATAGGAAAGGTGTCGGCCCTGCGTCGAGCCGCGGGCTCAAAAGGGTCGCGGTGACGCGCCGGAGGAGAGCCGAGAAGCTCAGGCGGCGGCGGCAGCTCCATCTCCGGAGTCTGGGGCGGCGGCCGCGCCCCGGAGTGGGGCGCGTGGAGCTGTCCGTTCAGCACCACCGCTCTGCGCCCCAGCGCAGGGCCAAGCCGAGGCGCACCGGCTccgctcccgctcccgctcccgccGGCGCCTGCGGCGCGGGCTGCTGTCTCTCTCGGGCGCTGAGGGGCATGCGGATCGGGAGAGGGGGGCTCTGCAAGCGTCGGGGCCACGCAGCCACCTGTGAGCCTCCCGCAACTGCGGGCGGCGGCAGCATCTCCAGCCGGAGACAGGAGGAGACGCTTGGCGGACCCCGCCCGCCGGCCCGCCGGGCGcacacacaggcgcacacacacTCGCACCCGCGCGCACACGCACAGCCAGCCGGCAGCGGCGGCCGCAGAGATGCTAACAAGCAGGTCGGGGAAGTTTCCCGCCGGCCTCGGCCGCGGGCCCCGGTGCTTGCAGGTAAGCGCTTCCAGAACGCGCAGGGCGAGCCTGGGCAGCTCCGCTGGGTAAGGCGCGGCGCACGCGGCTCCCGGGCACCGCGCCAGGCGGGCGGggaggcccggggcggggggctaGGGGGCTCCAGTCGTGAGGGCTGGACGCAGGGGACGCCAGGCTGGCCCCCTACCCACAGCCCGGGTTTACAGACTCGAGCGGTGAATTTCTCCGCCCCCCTGCCGAAGCTGCGCGTCCCCCACCCTCGGCCCAGCCCTGCCCGTGCGCATCCCAGGTACAGTCCCGCCTGTCTGCGGCGAGCGGGCGGGGGTGTCTCCTCGGCCTGCCCACGGGCAAGGTCAGCTTTCAGCCCCCCTGGGCTCTCTGAGCCGCGGGGGCGCGACCCCCACAAGCGTAAAGCGACCGACAGGACCCCCGGGGTGGGGATGGAGGCGCAGCCATGCTACTGAAAACATACCTTCTCCTCCCAAACCTTTCCTTGGGAGGGGGCCAAACCCCACGGAACCTTCCCCCTATCCCAGTGCCCTTCAGCCCCCAGAGGCCCGCCTGGGGAGGACTGGGCTCgccagagaggggtggggagaaaggagaggggagccGTGGTCTTGGGCACCCCGCGCTCACAGGACGCCGTTTCCTCCGCCTTCAGGTGTAGCGCCCCCGCGTGGCACGGGCGGCCGGGCGTCTCCAGCATGACCCGCCGGAGCCTGTGGGACGTGTCGGAGGCCAACGTCGAAGATGGAGAGATCCGCATCAACGTAGGAGGCTTCAAGAGGCGGCTGCGCTCGCACACCCTGCTGCGCTTTCCTGAGACGCGTCTGGGCCGCCTGCTGCTCTGCCACTCGCGCGAGGCCATTCTGGAGCTCTGTGATGACTACGACGATGTCCAGCGTGAGTTCTACTTTGACCGCAACCCCGAGCTCTTCCCCTATGTGCTGCATTTCTACCACACTGGCAAGCTTCACGTCATGGCCGAGCTGTGCGTCTTCTCCTTCAGCCAGGAGATCGAGTACTGGGGCATTAACGAGTTCTTCATCGATTCCTGCTGCAGCTACAGCTACCATGGCCGCAAAGTGGAGCCCGAACAGGAGAAGTGGGATGAGCAGAGCGACCAGGAGAGCACCACATCCTCCTTCGATGAGATCCTGGCCTTCTACAACGATGCCTCCAAGTTTGATGGGCAGCCTCTGGGCAACTTCCGCAGGCAGCTGTGGCTGGCGCTGGACAACCCTGGCTACTCGGTCTTGAGCAGGGTCTTCAGCATCTTGTCCATCCTGGTGGTGTTGGGGTCCATCATCACCATGTGCCTGAATAGCCTGCCGGACTTCCAAATACCTGACAGCCAGGGCAACCCTGGAGAGGACCCCAGGTTCGAAATTGTGGAGCACTTTGGTATCGCCTGGTTCACGTTTGAGCTGGTGGCCAGGTTTGCTGTGGCCCCTGACTTCCTCAAATTTTTCAAGAATGCCCTAAACCTTATTGACCTCATGTCCATTGTACCCTTTTACATCACTCTGGTGGTGAATCTGGTGGTAGAGAGCACACCTACCCTGGCCAACTTGGGCAGGGTGGCCCAGGTCCTGAGGCTGATGCGGATTTTCCGCATCTTAAAGCTGGCTAGACACTCCACTGGCCTCCGCTCCCTGGGCGCCACCCTGAAATACAGCTACAAAGAAGTAGGGCTGCttttgctctatctctctgtgggGATTTCCATCTTCTCTGTAGTGGCCTACACCATTGAAAAGGAGGAGAATGAGGGCCTGACCACCATCCCTGCCTGCTGGTGGTGGGCCACCGTCAGTATGACCACTGTGGGGTATGGGGATGTGGTCCCGGGAACCACCGCAGGAAAGCTGACCGCCTCTGCCTGCATCTTGGCGGGTATCCTGGTGGTGGTACTGCCCATCACCTTGATCTTCAACAAGTTCTCCCACTTTTATCGGCGCCAAAAGCAACTTGAGAGTGCCATGCGCAGCTGTGACTTCGGAGATGGAATGAAGGAGGTTCCCTCTGTCAATTTAAGGGACTACTATGCACATAAAGTTAAATCCCTCATGGCAAGCCTGACGAACATGAGCAGGAGCTCACCAAGTGAACTAAGTTTAAATGATTCCCTACATTAGCCGAGAGGACTTGTCATCCTCAAACCTACGTTGCTGAGCTGCCTCTGGTGCCTCTGGCACAGTCCAGGCACCTTAGAGTTATGGCGTAAGGAGTATGCCCAGCCCCAAAGGGGAGAGATGCATGGGTTGTGCACCCCAGGTTGCTTTTACAGTATTTAGAATCCTTTTTAGAGGG
Encoded here:
- the KCNS2 gene encoding potassium voltage-gated channel subfamily S member 2, translated to MTRRSLWDVSEANVEDGEIRINVGGFKRRLRSHTLLRFPETRLGRLLLCHSREAILELCDDYDDVQREFYFDRNPELFPYVLHFYHTGKLHVMAELCVFSFSQEIEYWGINEFFIDSCCSYSYHGRKVEPEQEKWDEQSDQESTTSSFDEILAFYNDASKFDGQPLGNFRRQLWLALDNPGYSVLSRVFSILSILVVLGSIITMCLNSLPDFQIPDSQGNPGEDPRFEIVEHFGIAWFTFELVARFAVAPDFLKFFKNALNLIDLMSIVPFYITLVVNLVVESTPTLANLGRVAQVLRLMRIFRILKLARHSTGLRSLGATLKYSYKEVGLLLLYLSVGISIFSVVAYTIEKEENEGLTTIPACWWWATVSMTTVGYGDVVPGTTAGKLTASACILAGILVVVLPITLIFNKFSHFYRRQKQLESAMRSCDFGDGMKEVPSVNLRDYYAHKVKSLMASLTNMSRSSPSELSLNDSLH